One window from the genome of Musa acuminata AAA Group cultivar baxijiao chromosome BXJ1-4, Cavendish_Baxijiao_AAA, whole genome shotgun sequence encodes:
- the LOC103982090 gene encoding uncharacterized GPI-anchored protein At1g61900 isoform X1 has translation MGGSQLLSPLPKLLGFILFLLWLQEFYKLENVLLHSFALVNQQNEEKENTFMLAASPNSAPQPFLPLLAPSPMGTPFFHNSTPKLSGRCTLNFTSVDSLMSTTAVDCWTSFAPFLANVICCPQFQATLTILIGQSSKETGMLALGSTHSKYCLSDIQQILGSQGASSDLQEICSIHSSNLTRGSCPVYDINGFESVVDSSKLLSACRKVDPVTECCSQICQNAVLEAANKLALRNGELMASFSISNSLIEHSSKIDSCRSIVLRWLSSRLNTASAKQFLRRLSNCNVNRVCPLDFPDTKAVAENCGNMIKNNTTCCHSMENYVSHLQKQSFITNLQALSCATLLGLKLQEMNVSTNIYSLCQITLKDFSLQAVGTQGKIYKSGCLLPSLPSDVTFDPSSGISFTCDLNDNIAAPWPSASQISSSSCNKSVNFPALPAATSSQFGLIAADMMLRVVFSLLLLLVILL, from the exons ATGggaggctcccagctgctctctccCCTTCCGAAACTCCTCGGCTTCATTCTCTTCCTTCTAT GGCTGCAAGAATTCTACAAATTGGAGAACGTACTTCTTCATAGCTTTGCGCTGGTGAATCAGCAAAATGAGGAAAAGGAGAACACTTTTATGCTTGCTGCTTCTCCAAATAGTGCGCCACaacctttccttcctcttctcgcaCCTTCCCCAATGGGGACACCATTTTTCCACAACAGTACTCCAAAGTTATCAG GGCGGTGCACATTAAACTTCACTTCAGTTGACAGTTTAATGAGTACAACTGCTGTTGATTGCTGGACCTCTTTTGCTCCTTTCTTGGCCAATGTAATTTGCTGTCCTCAGTTTCAAGCCACTCTTACTATTCTAATAGGGCAATCAAGTAAAGAAACAGGGATGCTTGCTTTGGGTTCTACCCATTCAAAATATTGCCTATCAGATATTCAACAGATACTTGGAAGTCAGGGAGCTAGTAGTGATCTTCAAGAAATTTGTTCAATCCACTCATCTAACCTTACCAGAGGATCCTGCCCTGTATATGATATCAATGGGTTTGAGAGTGTTGTCGACTCTTCTAAACTCCTGTCTGCGTGCAGGAAAGTCGATCCTGTTACTGAATGTTGCAGTCAAATCTGCCAGAATGCAGTACTAGAAGCGGCAAATAAGCTTGCCTTGAGAAATGGTGAATTGATGGCAAGCTTCTCTATCAGTAATAGTTTAATTGAGCATTCATCTAAAATTGATAGTTGCAGAAGCATCGTCCTTAGGTGGTTATCTAGTAGACTCAATACAGCATCTGCCAAACAATTTCTGAGACGGCTATCCAACTGCAATGTCAATAGAG TTTGTCCACTGGATTTTCCAGATACCAAGGCTGTTGCAGAAAATTGTGGCAATATGATTAAAAACAATACTACCTGCTGCCATTCTATGGAAAATTATGTGTCCCATTTACAGAAGCAAAGTTTTATAACCAACTTGCAGGCTTTGAGTTGTGCCACCTTGCTTGGTCTGAAATTGCAAGAAATGAATGTTAGCACAAATATTTATAGTTTGTGTCAAATAACTCTCAAAGATTTTTCACTCCAAG CAGTTGGAACTCAAGGTAAAATATACA AGTCTGGATgccttcttccaagcttgccgtcAGATGTAACTTTTGACCCATCTTCAGGGATCAGTTTCACTTGTGACCTGAATGACAACATTGCAGCACCATGGCCCTCTGCATCTCAAATATCATCATCTTCATGCAACAAGT CTGTTAATTTTCCAGCACTTCCAGCTGCGACATCTTCACAGTTTG GTCTAATTGCAGCAGATATGATGCTTAGAGTGGTCTTTTCTTTATTATTGTTACTTGTGATACTGCTGTGA
- the LOC103982090 gene encoding uncharacterized GPI-anchored protein At1g61900 isoform X5: MGGSQLLSPLPKLLGFILFLLWLQEFYKLENVLLHSFALVNQQNEEKENTFMLAASPNSAPQPFLPLLAPSPMGTPFFHNSTPKLSGRCTLNFTSVDSLMSTTAVDCWTSFAPFLANVICCPQFQATLTILIGQSSKETGMLALGSTHSKYCLSDIQQILGSQGASSDLQEICSIHSSNLTRGSCPVYDINGFESVVDSSKLLSACRKVDPVTECCSQICQNAVLEAANKLALRNGELMASFSISNSLIEHSSKIDSCRSIVLRWLSSRLNTASAKQFLRRLSNCNVNRVCPLDFPDTKAVAENCGNMIKNNTTCCHSMENYVSHLQKQSFITNLQALSCATLLGLKLQEMNVSTNIYSLCQITLKDFSLQAVGTQGKIYKSGCLLPSLPSDVTFDPSSGISFTCDLNDNIAAPWPSASQISSSSCNKSVNFPALPAATSSQFD, from the exons ATGggaggctcccagctgctctctccCCTTCCGAAACTCCTCGGCTTCATTCTCTTCCTTCTAT GGCTGCAAGAATTCTACAAATTGGAGAACGTACTTCTTCATAGCTTTGCGCTGGTGAATCAGCAAAATGAGGAAAAGGAGAACACTTTTATGCTTGCTGCTTCTCCAAATAGTGCGCCACaacctttccttcctcttctcgcaCCTTCCCCAATGGGGACACCATTTTTCCACAACAGTACTCCAAAGTTATCAG GGCGGTGCACATTAAACTTCACTTCAGTTGACAGTTTAATGAGTACAACTGCTGTTGATTGCTGGACCTCTTTTGCTCCTTTCTTGGCCAATGTAATTTGCTGTCCTCAGTTTCAAGCCACTCTTACTATTCTAATAGGGCAATCAAGTAAAGAAACAGGGATGCTTGCTTTGGGTTCTACCCATTCAAAATATTGCCTATCAGATATTCAACAGATACTTGGAAGTCAGGGAGCTAGTAGTGATCTTCAAGAAATTTGTTCAATCCACTCATCTAACCTTACCAGAGGATCCTGCCCTGTATATGATATCAATGGGTTTGAGAGTGTTGTCGACTCTTCTAAACTCCTGTCTGCGTGCAGGAAAGTCGATCCTGTTACTGAATGTTGCAGTCAAATCTGCCAGAATGCAGTACTAGAAGCGGCAAATAAGCTTGCCTTGAGAAATGGTGAATTGATGGCAAGCTTCTCTATCAGTAATAGTTTAATTGAGCATTCATCTAAAATTGATAGTTGCAGAAGCATCGTCCTTAGGTGGTTATCTAGTAGACTCAATACAGCATCTGCCAAACAATTTCTGAGACGGCTATCCAACTGCAATGTCAATAGAG TTTGTCCACTGGATTTTCCAGATACCAAGGCTGTTGCAGAAAATTGTGGCAATATGATTAAAAACAATACTACCTGCTGCCATTCTATGGAAAATTATGTGTCCCATTTACAGAAGCAAAGTTTTATAACCAACTTGCAGGCTTTGAGTTGTGCCACCTTGCTTGGTCTGAAATTGCAAGAAATGAATGTTAGCACAAATATTTATAGTTTGTGTCAAATAACTCTCAAAGATTTTTCACTCCAAG CAGTTGGAACTCAAGGTAAAATATACA AGTCTGGATgccttcttccaagcttgccgtcAGATGTAACTTTTGACCCATCTTCAGGGATCAGTTTCACTTGTGACCTGAATGACAACATTGCAGCACCATGGCCCTCTGCATCTCAAATATCATCATCTTCATGCAACAAGT CTGTTAATTTTCCAGCACTTCCAGCTGCGACATCTTCACAGTTTG ATTAA
- the LOC135671957 gene encoding uncharacterized protein LOC135671957, protein MGLVSGLVDAAVVLFSGVLAVAVPLIDAQVCLPEWLYPAPLLELKRWYGETYGDYLMAEKPHFFTGLVWVEIAFLWPLSLANFYGILARRPWAATTSLMAGVSIATSMAAIMAELLGSGRASDQLLRMYVPFGVFALLAILRGLFSRTKPRRPTATSHVPTARKKRA, encoded by the exons atggGACTCGTCTCGGGGCTTGTTGACGCAGCCGTGGTGCTCTTCTCCGGCGTGTTGGCAGTAGCGGTGCCGCTGATCGATGCCCAGGTGTGCCTCCCCGAGTGGCTGTACCCGGCGCCGCTGTTGGAGTTGAAGCGGTGGTACGGCGAGACATATGGCGACTACCTGATGGCCGAGAAGCCCCACTTCTTCACCGGCCTCGTCTGGGTCGAGATCGCCTTCCTCTGGCCACTTTCCCTCGCCAATTTCTACGGCATCCTCGCCCGCCGCCCTTGGGCCGCCACCACCTCCCTCATGGCCGGCGTCTCCATCGCCACCTCTATG GCTGCTATAATGGCGGAGTTGCTAGGTTCTGGCAGAGCATCTGACCAGCTGCTTCGAATGTATGTTCCTTTTGGGGTTTTTGCGCTTCTAGCTATTTTGCGGGGACTCTTCTCTCGTACTAAACCGCGACGCCCCACGGCTACATCTCATGTCCCTACAGCCAGGAAGAAGAGGGCATAA
- the LOC103982090 gene encoding uncharacterized GPI-anchored protein At1g61900 isoform X2, with protein MGGSQLLSPLPKLLGFILFLLWLQEFYKLENVLLHSFALVNQQNEEKENTFMLAASPNSAPQPFLPLLAPSPMGTPFFHNSTPKLSGRCTLNFTSVDSLMSTTAVDCWTSFAPFLANVICCPQFQATLTILIGQSSKETGMLALGSTHSKYCLSDIQQILGSQGASSDLQEICSIHSSNLTRGSCPVYDINGFESVVDSSKLLSACRKVDPVTECCSQICQNAVLEAANKLALRNGELMASFSISNSLIEHSSKIDSCRSIVLRWLSSRLNTASAKQFLRRLSNCNVNRVCPLDFPDTKAVAENCGNMIKNNTTCCHSMENYVSHLQKQSFITNLQALSCATLLGLKLQEMNVSTNIYSLCQITLKDFSLQVGTQGKIYKSGCLLPSLPSDVTFDPSSGISFTCDLNDNIAAPWPSASQISSSSCNKSVNFPALPAATSSQFGLIAADMMLRVVFSLLLLLVILL; from the exons ATGggaggctcccagctgctctctccCCTTCCGAAACTCCTCGGCTTCATTCTCTTCCTTCTAT GGCTGCAAGAATTCTACAAATTGGAGAACGTACTTCTTCATAGCTTTGCGCTGGTGAATCAGCAAAATGAGGAAAAGGAGAACACTTTTATGCTTGCTGCTTCTCCAAATAGTGCGCCACaacctttccttcctcttctcgcaCCTTCCCCAATGGGGACACCATTTTTCCACAACAGTACTCCAAAGTTATCAG GGCGGTGCACATTAAACTTCACTTCAGTTGACAGTTTAATGAGTACAACTGCTGTTGATTGCTGGACCTCTTTTGCTCCTTTCTTGGCCAATGTAATTTGCTGTCCTCAGTTTCAAGCCACTCTTACTATTCTAATAGGGCAATCAAGTAAAGAAACAGGGATGCTTGCTTTGGGTTCTACCCATTCAAAATATTGCCTATCAGATATTCAACAGATACTTGGAAGTCAGGGAGCTAGTAGTGATCTTCAAGAAATTTGTTCAATCCACTCATCTAACCTTACCAGAGGATCCTGCCCTGTATATGATATCAATGGGTTTGAGAGTGTTGTCGACTCTTCTAAACTCCTGTCTGCGTGCAGGAAAGTCGATCCTGTTACTGAATGTTGCAGTCAAATCTGCCAGAATGCAGTACTAGAAGCGGCAAATAAGCTTGCCTTGAGAAATGGTGAATTGATGGCAAGCTTCTCTATCAGTAATAGTTTAATTGAGCATTCATCTAAAATTGATAGTTGCAGAAGCATCGTCCTTAGGTGGTTATCTAGTAGACTCAATACAGCATCTGCCAAACAATTTCTGAGACGGCTATCCAACTGCAATGTCAATAGAG TTTGTCCACTGGATTTTCCAGATACCAAGGCTGTTGCAGAAAATTGTGGCAATATGATTAAAAACAATACTACCTGCTGCCATTCTATGGAAAATTATGTGTCCCATTTACAGAAGCAAAGTTTTATAACCAACTTGCAGGCTTTGAGTTGTGCCACCTTGCTTGGTCTGAAATTGCAAGAAATGAATGTTAGCACAAATATTTATAGTTTGTGTCAAATAACTCTCAAAGATTTTTCACTCCAAG TTGGAACTCAAGGTAAAATATACA AGTCTGGATgccttcttccaagcttgccgtcAGATGTAACTTTTGACCCATCTTCAGGGATCAGTTTCACTTGTGACCTGAATGACAACATTGCAGCACCATGGCCCTCTGCATCTCAAATATCATCATCTTCATGCAACAAGT CTGTTAATTTTCCAGCACTTCCAGCTGCGACATCTTCACAGTTTG GTCTAATTGCAGCAGATATGATGCTTAGAGTGGTCTTTTCTTTATTATTGTTACTTGTGATACTGCTGTGA
- the LOC103982090 gene encoding uncharacterized GPI-anchored protein At1g61900 isoform X3, producing MGGSQLLSPLPKLLGFILFLLWLQEFYKLENVLLHSFALVNQQNEEKENTFMLAASPNSAPQPFLPLLAPSPMGTPFFHNSTPKLSGRCTLNFTSVDSLMSTTAVDCWTSFAPFLANVICCPQFQATLTILIGQSSKETGMLALGSTHSKYCLSDIQQILGSQGASSDLQEICSIHSSNLTRGSCPVYDINGFESVVDSSKLLSACRKVDPVTECCSQICQNAVLEAANKLALRNGELMASFSISNSLIEHSSKIDSCRSIVLRWLSSRLNTASAKQFLRRLSNCNVNRVCPLDFPDTKAVAENCGNMIKNNTTCCHSMENYVSHLQKQSFITNLQALSCATLLGLKLQEMNVSTNIYSLCQITLKDFSLQAVGTQESGCLLPSLPSDVTFDPSSGISFTCDLNDNIAAPWPSASQISSSSCNKSVNFPALPAATSSQFGLIAADMMLRVVFSLLLLLVILL from the exons ATGggaggctcccagctgctctctccCCTTCCGAAACTCCTCGGCTTCATTCTCTTCCTTCTAT GGCTGCAAGAATTCTACAAATTGGAGAACGTACTTCTTCATAGCTTTGCGCTGGTGAATCAGCAAAATGAGGAAAAGGAGAACACTTTTATGCTTGCTGCTTCTCCAAATAGTGCGCCACaacctttccttcctcttctcgcaCCTTCCCCAATGGGGACACCATTTTTCCACAACAGTACTCCAAAGTTATCAG GGCGGTGCACATTAAACTTCACTTCAGTTGACAGTTTAATGAGTACAACTGCTGTTGATTGCTGGACCTCTTTTGCTCCTTTCTTGGCCAATGTAATTTGCTGTCCTCAGTTTCAAGCCACTCTTACTATTCTAATAGGGCAATCAAGTAAAGAAACAGGGATGCTTGCTTTGGGTTCTACCCATTCAAAATATTGCCTATCAGATATTCAACAGATACTTGGAAGTCAGGGAGCTAGTAGTGATCTTCAAGAAATTTGTTCAATCCACTCATCTAACCTTACCAGAGGATCCTGCCCTGTATATGATATCAATGGGTTTGAGAGTGTTGTCGACTCTTCTAAACTCCTGTCTGCGTGCAGGAAAGTCGATCCTGTTACTGAATGTTGCAGTCAAATCTGCCAGAATGCAGTACTAGAAGCGGCAAATAAGCTTGCCTTGAGAAATGGTGAATTGATGGCAAGCTTCTCTATCAGTAATAGTTTAATTGAGCATTCATCTAAAATTGATAGTTGCAGAAGCATCGTCCTTAGGTGGTTATCTAGTAGACTCAATACAGCATCTGCCAAACAATTTCTGAGACGGCTATCCAACTGCAATGTCAATAGAG TTTGTCCACTGGATTTTCCAGATACCAAGGCTGTTGCAGAAAATTGTGGCAATATGATTAAAAACAATACTACCTGCTGCCATTCTATGGAAAATTATGTGTCCCATTTACAGAAGCAAAGTTTTATAACCAACTTGCAGGCTTTGAGTTGTGCCACCTTGCTTGGTCTGAAATTGCAAGAAATGAATGTTAGCACAAATATTTATAGTTTGTGTCAAATAACTCTCAAAGATTTTTCACTCCAAG CAGTTGGAACTCAAG AGTCTGGATgccttcttccaagcttgccgtcAGATGTAACTTTTGACCCATCTTCAGGGATCAGTTTCACTTGTGACCTGAATGACAACATTGCAGCACCATGGCCCTCTGCATCTCAAATATCATCATCTTCATGCAACAAGT CTGTTAATTTTCCAGCACTTCCAGCTGCGACATCTTCACAGTTTG GTCTAATTGCAGCAGATATGATGCTTAGAGTGGTCTTTTCTTTATTATTGTTACTTGTGATACTGCTGTGA
- the LOC103982090 gene encoding uncharacterized GPI-anchored protein At1g61900 isoform X4, with translation MGGSQLLSPLPKLLGFILFLLWLQEFYKLENVLLHSFALVNQQNEEKENTFMLAASPNSAPQPFLPLLAPSPMGTPFFHNSTPKLSGRCTLNFTSVDSLMSTTAVDCWTSFAPFLANVICCPQFQATLTILIGQSSKETGMLALGSTHSKYCLSDIQQILGSQGASSDLQEICSIHSSNLTRGSCPVYDINGFESVVDSSKLLSACRKVDPVTECCSQICQNAVLEAANKLALRNGELMASFSISNSLIEHSSKIDSCRSIVLRWLSSRLNTASAKQFLRRLSNCNVNRVCPLDFPDTKAVAENCGNMIKNNTTCCHSMENYVSHLQKQSFITNLQALSCATLLGLKLQEMNVSTNIYSLCQITLKDFSLQVGTQESGCLLPSLPSDVTFDPSSGISFTCDLNDNIAAPWPSASQISSSSCNKSVNFPALPAATSSQFGLIAADMMLRVVFSLLLLLVILL, from the exons ATGggaggctcccagctgctctctccCCTTCCGAAACTCCTCGGCTTCATTCTCTTCCTTCTAT GGCTGCAAGAATTCTACAAATTGGAGAACGTACTTCTTCATAGCTTTGCGCTGGTGAATCAGCAAAATGAGGAAAAGGAGAACACTTTTATGCTTGCTGCTTCTCCAAATAGTGCGCCACaacctttccttcctcttctcgcaCCTTCCCCAATGGGGACACCATTTTTCCACAACAGTACTCCAAAGTTATCAG GGCGGTGCACATTAAACTTCACTTCAGTTGACAGTTTAATGAGTACAACTGCTGTTGATTGCTGGACCTCTTTTGCTCCTTTCTTGGCCAATGTAATTTGCTGTCCTCAGTTTCAAGCCACTCTTACTATTCTAATAGGGCAATCAAGTAAAGAAACAGGGATGCTTGCTTTGGGTTCTACCCATTCAAAATATTGCCTATCAGATATTCAACAGATACTTGGAAGTCAGGGAGCTAGTAGTGATCTTCAAGAAATTTGTTCAATCCACTCATCTAACCTTACCAGAGGATCCTGCCCTGTATATGATATCAATGGGTTTGAGAGTGTTGTCGACTCTTCTAAACTCCTGTCTGCGTGCAGGAAAGTCGATCCTGTTACTGAATGTTGCAGTCAAATCTGCCAGAATGCAGTACTAGAAGCGGCAAATAAGCTTGCCTTGAGAAATGGTGAATTGATGGCAAGCTTCTCTATCAGTAATAGTTTAATTGAGCATTCATCTAAAATTGATAGTTGCAGAAGCATCGTCCTTAGGTGGTTATCTAGTAGACTCAATACAGCATCTGCCAAACAATTTCTGAGACGGCTATCCAACTGCAATGTCAATAGAG TTTGTCCACTGGATTTTCCAGATACCAAGGCTGTTGCAGAAAATTGTGGCAATATGATTAAAAACAATACTACCTGCTGCCATTCTATGGAAAATTATGTGTCCCATTTACAGAAGCAAAGTTTTATAACCAACTTGCAGGCTTTGAGTTGTGCCACCTTGCTTGGTCTGAAATTGCAAGAAATGAATGTTAGCACAAATATTTATAGTTTGTGTCAAATAACTCTCAAAGATTTTTCACTCCAAG TTGGAACTCAAG AGTCTGGATgccttcttccaagcttgccgtcAGATGTAACTTTTGACCCATCTTCAGGGATCAGTTTCACTTGTGACCTGAATGACAACATTGCAGCACCATGGCCCTCTGCATCTCAAATATCATCATCTTCATGCAACAAGT CTGTTAATTTTCCAGCACTTCCAGCTGCGACATCTTCACAGTTTG GTCTAATTGCAGCAGATATGATGCTTAGAGTGGTCTTTTCTTTATTATTGTTACTTGTGATACTGCTGTGA